A window of the Deinococcus gobiensis I-0 genome harbors these coding sequences:
- a CDS encoding isocitrate lyase/PEP mutase family protein produces the protein MTHFERCQTFRDLHQSQRPQSPGFVLPNAWDAASARVLERAGFAAIGTTSAGIAHARGLRDGQTLSRDEMLREVQTIIRAVSVPVNADIEAGYGDTPGDVAQTVTAFVTAGAAGINLEDACGTELYGRSHQAERLRAAQAAIGASGLPVFLNARIDTYLLGMGHTPEERLAETLARGHAYVAAGADGLFVPLATDSDLIRTLAHSLKVPLNVMAFPGSPAPAELLASGATRVSYSQSLMLAALGLTSQMAHELYESGTSNTMNRYFYGFTQASALFPDRPNTA, from the coding sequence ATGACCCACTTCGAGCGCTGCCAGACCTTTCGCGACCTGCATCAGTCCCAGAGGCCCCAATCTCCAGGCTTCGTGCTGCCCAATGCCTGGGACGCCGCCAGTGCTCGGGTGCTGGAACGGGCCGGGTTTGCCGCCATCGGCACGACCAGCGCCGGAATCGCCCACGCCCGGGGCCTCCGGGACGGTCAGACCCTGAGCCGTGACGAGATGCTGCGCGAGGTCCAGACGATCATCCGGGCCGTGTCGGTGCCCGTGAACGCCGATATCGAGGCCGGATATGGCGACACGCCCGGGGACGTGGCCCAGACCGTGACCGCCTTCGTGACCGCCGGAGCCGCAGGAATCAATCTGGAAGACGCCTGTGGCACAGAGCTGTACGGCAGATCTCATCAGGCCGAGAGACTGCGGGCCGCACAGGCCGCCATCGGGGCCAGTGGCCTCCCGGTGTTCCTGAATGCCCGGATTGACACCTATCTGCTGGGCATGGGCCACACCCCGGAGGAGCGGCTGGCCGAAACGCTGGCCCGTGGACACGCCTACGTCGCGGCGGGCGCGGACGGCCTGTTCGTGCCCCTGGCGACCGATAGCGACCTGATACGGACGCTGGCCCACAGCCTGAAGGTCCCCCTCAACGTGATGGCCTTTCCCGGTTCGCCTGCCCCCGCCGAGTTGCTGGCCTCCGGGGCCACGCGGGTCAGCTACAGCCAGAGCCTGATGCTGGCGGCACTGGGTCTGACTTCCCAGATGGCCCACGAGTTGTACGAATCAGGTACGTCCAACACGATGAATCGGTATTTCTACGGCTTCACGCAGGCCAGTGCCCTGTTCCCAGATCGCCCCAACACAGCCTGA